The Triticum aestivum cultivar Chinese Spring chromosome 4B, IWGSC CS RefSeq v2.1, whole genome shotgun sequence sequence GATCCGGCAGGTCCTACGTGGTCGTGTGATGTTTTTTTCGGACCAGGGTACTGTACGTGTGCGGTCTGGGTTGTACAGGGCTAGACAGGGTTTGAATCTGGGCTACGGCGGGCCAGAAAAAAAACAAACTCACAGGGACAGAAATGCCCCTCGGAAATTAGGTtaggggggagcaccggagcagggcTCCGTTCCGAAACAGTTCAAGTTGAAGCAGCAGGTGTGTATCCTCTCCTATCGATATGGTGTGCTGTTTGATCGATTAGTTTCTGACACTTCTTGATTTCTGTTAATCTTCCAAACAAGAAAAGAACATAAACAGAGACAGACACAGAGAGATCACAAAAAGAACAGAAAAGAGAGGGGAATTTATATTCTAAAGACAGTCTGTTGATGGGAATTTATCTTGAAAAGACAGTCTTGGCAACTCTAGTAGCTATATAAAGCGGAAATCTTATATATGGCGACCGTAAGCCAACTCCAACGAATCCTGTCTCTGCCGTACGATGCGCCACACTAATCTTGGCGCGCACTGGAGTGCAAGGTCAGCGTTTGGAGATCATTCGCCAAGGGATGCTCTCCAGTGAACCATCCTTTTTATTTCGAAAAAATCACACACGAGAGGGCTGCAAACCTGACACACGAGAGGGCTGCAAACCTGCGCCATCACAATGGAATGAGCCCATGCTTTACCAAGGGTTAAACCTACGGTATTCACCCTCAAGCTCGGAACCTGGACCTCGAAAAGCATCACCAAATCAATGTCATCATGTGTTACCGTCTCCACTTACCGCAGTCCCGACAGCGTGCACACAAGTTGAGGTCATAAACTAGGGACGAAGGACATCACCACTGCCGAAATTCATACCAGGACCCTCCAGCAGCCCAACGCCGCCCTCGCAAGTGAATGCCGGTGGCAggtcaacacaaaagaaaaatgcAAGACCACAGCGCCATCTACGTGTCCGAGTGAGGACCGCATCACCGAGGGATCACGACAGTGACAATCATGATTGACTTTAGCGAGGGTACTTTGGTGTGTGCTCATTATGTTTGTATTCACTTGGTACTTTGATGTGTGCTCATTATATTTATATCCATTTGTTAGTGTTTTATGTGCCTTTGTAGTGGTTTTATGCATCTTAACTATGTAAAGACCGGATGTGTACTCATTATGTTAgtaaaatccaccctttgtcgaaaagaaaaagatgaagatGGCAAGATGGCACTTGGTACTTTGGTGTCTGGGCTAAACCCAAGCAAAATTCATGGTTTCAAGCGTGGCGTCCGATTTGTGAAGTTGTACATTTGTGAAGAACATATGAACCGATTTCATACAGGAACAACAGGCTCCGTGTGGCTCCAGgaagttaggccaactccaccgcgcgactctATTCTGTccgcccccgtccgtttggggtaaaaaggacaaacgagacggcccagcgcgcgaccGCCCGGACCCATTCTGTCCATTCTGTgtttgggccgacccatttcgggCGCAAACTTGCGCGGGTTTGGGTCGAGGCGGACACCAAACAGACGCGCGTctcgtccgcgtcggggccgcgtggcatGCGGCCACCTACCTCCTACCCGCCCACATCAATGCGCACGGGCGGGCGGCTCCACCTGTCATCCACACATGGAAGggtcgccgtccttctttaagtgCAAACCGTGGACCGGTCATCGTCCGCACTGCCCcacgccaccccgcggcctcctcgaaacccgacagccCCAGGCCCCAAACCCTGGCCAAGAACTCGTCGGCCGGCCGCCCGCAGCCATGGGGCTCTGGAACTACGGCCGCAAaggcaagcacgaccgcgaggctggcTCCTCGTCGGGGCGTCGCCGCGGCtcggtgaagaaggaggagccggcctcgccatcgccatcgccaccacgccgggccccctcgccgcccgcgttcTCCATCGCCCCCGCgtccgccggcgagcgcgaccggcactaCATCCGCGCTTCGGTGTGCcgccgttattgggagacgaggacgccgatcccctggagcgacgcccacctccccaacaactggcaTCTGTCGGCCGACCGCGTGCCGATCCCGCCGGTCCCGGTGACCGGCCGTGCGCGCCACCgggagatcgagcgccgccgccacctcctcccggaCGACCTCTACTACGACCCCAGGTACGCCCCCGAGTCGCCATTGTGGGACACCTGCTTCCGCGATGAGCACGACACGCGGCGAGCGTCCTATTTCGCCGGCACGTCGACGGGGCCACGGCGGCCACGCCCAAAGCGCCGAGCGGCTGCTCCCCAGGAGCGCGGGCGTAGGCTGGTGCAcggcctcacgcccacgccgtcgccgtcgccatctccatcgccaccaccacctcctcgcatgacgaaGGAAGCCCGTCTCGTGcagcgtgtcatggaggactccataaGCACGCACGACGAGCGGCAATAGGACGGCTTGGAGGAGGCCATGGCACTGTCTGCCGCCGGCAACGTGGCCTTCCCGGAGCTGCAGATGGCGGCCTTgacggaggagaggagggaggacgccatggaggaggagccGTCGGCCGCCTTCCAGCAGCTGGTGGGCACGGGGTGGGCCTGGTCCTGCACTGCTCCGGAGATGGCCGCCGGCGTGGGCGTGAACTGGCGCGCCACTCCGCCGCagtcaccggagcgggaggcgtcgccacgggaggaggtgttgcaggcacctcccgccgtccagcccgcccccgtctaccacgcaccgcacgcaccgccggcccacctgtggacgccgccggcctacgtcgacctcgtcagcgacgacgacgacaccggcggccactgAAGAGGGCCACGGCGACGGCAACGACGGGCACGGGCAGGAGCGCGCCGACGGCGAccgttttttttttacttttttatgtttaattatcaATGTGacgaaactgggccgttttgtggccatgGACCCCCCAGCTAAGTTTTATCTTTATTAAActgcgtttatttacttttttagtcatttttttatgttttctttttttttattgcTTTCCTGACACGGACGTGATTTGAGGTGCGGCCGCGCGGTGGGCGCACGCACGACCCACTGGACACAGCCGGACACGGGCGAACCCATCGGCgccccaaagggacaaaatccggccaaTCCGGACGTTCGTttagggtcgtgcggtggagttggccttacgtAGCACACTCCAAACCAGCAAAATGACGTCCGTAGCAATCAGTGCATCGTCCCTGGCAGCCTACTAACCACGACTCAACGACTCTGCCACGGACAAGAGCCCAGAGCATGTGCAAAGCCTTGCCACGATCCACATCACATTGCCATATATGCCGACTGAGATGGATTCCAGTAAAGCATGGCGCCATTGCGTTGCATTCACCCATTCAGCGATCCGAGGGAACACCGGAGCTCCGGCCACGGCGTCTCGCAGCCCAAATCCGCGAAAACCGACGTACCAATCAGTCCACCCTCCGCAGCGTGCAACTTTCAAGCCATGTGCGAGCCCTGTACCTGATCACGACCTACCTTCGCTTCATCGCAGAAATATACGTACTACAAAGAAAAGACCACAGCCTCCGAtcgagttaattgcacagaagtaccacaattcggGCATCACATACAGATTGGTAtcacgattgctaatttttgcgtGTCAGTACCAATATTGGTCCAAATTTTTGCAAAAAAGGCTAAAACGCTAATTTATAcgtattgacagtgtatctgaccATTGGAGCCCGCCTGTCAGGTGCCGACGTGGCATATTTTTTGCAAAAAACCCCTTGGCTTTATATGTAATCACATAAATGCCCATTTTTTCGCAGGAAAACCGCCATTGAGAAGGATTTTTTTTCGTTCGCAAGTTTTTCACAGACTTGTTCGAAAGTTTCCGGCGAATTAAACAAATACGAAAACCGCCATTGAGAAGGATTTTTTTTCGTTCGCAAGTTTTTCACAGACTTGTTCGAAAGTTTCCGGCGAATTAAACAAATATATAACCGAAACGAAAAATCGCGCGCGAGGGAGATTCGAACCCGCGTCCTCCAGGTCTGCGGCTGCGCGCGCTATCCACTAGGCCGCAGCGACGTTGTTGACGGGATCCAGGTGAAGCATTTCTTATACTAGCACACACACGCTGGGCCGGCAGCTGGGCCAAGCAAAGCCTgccatattttacaaaaaaattaGTAGATGCAAAATGATCATTTTTTCTTATTTTTACACAGGCTGTATTAATAGAATTATCTTTGAGAAAAATATTAGTTTGGTAAACATGCAGATTACTACATGTGTTATTTTTTGACAAATAGAGATATGAACCCGAGAATGAAACTTTCATCGTTTTAAAAAGGTTCAATATATAGGTGACAAATGGTTTTATAATacaaaaaaagttcatcgtataTTTATATAAAATCATtgtatataaaaaaatgttcaatgttcagtgtgtatttacaAAAAATATGGCAGAATAAAAAGTTCACTATAAACTTCTGAATCTCAGTCATTACCATTGGCAGCCCTATCTTTCCCCTTCTTTTTTGCTCTGCTTTTTTACAAGTGCCCTGGCCATGTAAATCGCTTCTATCTTCACCTTGGAGGTCCCTTATTTTCAACACCGTTCCGCTGCAATCTGTTGAACCGTGATCGGATCTGTACACAGATGTTGAGGACCAATGCCTTCTTTTTTTCCAACAGCATCTAGCACCACAGTATAAACACCTTATTACTATTAGAGCAGGAAAGCCAAAGGGGGGTACTACGTCTGATGCCTTGAAGTGTGACCCAAACAAAGTTAGGCGGCTCAGTTTGAGCGAGCAACAGCTTGCCAAAGCTGTAGTTAATCATGGCACTGAAATAGTGAGGTATATATCTAAATGAAGTTGCTCATATTATTAACAGTAGTTTATATTCATCTTTAATAGGCAGAGATCCTCTTTTATTTAATCATACTGAAGTGTTCAATAATATTGCTAACAAGGTTTACACAGAGGAATCTACTGAGGATATACCCAAAGGGCACTCGGGTTACTTCTTCCAACTACAATCCATTTATTGGTTGGGTGCATGGTGCTCAGATGGTAGCCTTCAATATGCAGGTGCATTTCTGTTTCCGAGTAATCTATCCAGGGCAATGGTCTTGCTTGATGGTCTGAATATCCAATTATGCTCTGAATATCAAATGGCAGAAATATATAGATGATTATAGTTATACGAGGTCAATGCGGAATAACCCTTAGCTTCTTATATGAACTCAAGTGGGATGCAATCTGTgccatatgtgtgtgtgtgtgtgtggcaatATTTAACACGGGGATGCTTTAGATTTGGCAGATCACAATCTGTCATCAATTCGGGCATACACTTGCCTAAATTCGAGCAAGAAGTTAATGTTTATTGGTCATATGCTGTCCCTTTCGTACTGGCGTGTTCTAATTCATGATATTCCTTGCAGGGATATGGAAGAGCCCTTTGGTTAATGCATGGATTTTATAAAGCCAATGGTGGCTGTGGCTACGTGAAGAAACCGGATTTCTTGATGCAGTCTGAGCCGGAAGTTTTTGATCCAAAAAAGCCTCAACCTGTTAAGAAGACCTTGAAGGTATGGCTTTATTTAGACATGTGTTCAGTTTTGTTTGTGCCGCTCGAAATTAGAGTCAAATCAACTGCTGCTTTTCATTCAGGTAAAAGTGTACATGGGTGATGGTTGGCGGATGGACTTCAAGCAGACACACTTTAAATGTTTCACCTGGATCCCGTCAATAGCGTCGCTGCGGCCTAGTGGATAGCGCGCGCAGCCGCAGACCTGGAGGTCGCGGGTTCGAATCTCCCTCACAAGTCCGTGAAAAACTT is a genomic window containing:
- the LOC123090289 gene encoding phosphoinositide phospholipase C 2-like, which encodes MALSAAGNVAFPELQMAALTEERREDAMEEEPSAAFQQLVGTGWAWSCTAPEMAAGVDVEDQCLLFFQQHLAPQYKHLITIRAGKPKGGTTSDALKCDPNKVRRLSLSEQQLAKAVVNHGTEIVRFTQRNLLRIYPKGTRVTSSNYNPFIGWVHGAQMVAFNMQGYGRALWLMHGFYKANGGCGYVKKPDFLMQSEPEVFDPKKPQPVKKTLKVKVYMGDGWRMDFKQTHFKCFTWIPSIASLRPSG